One Leopardus geoffroyi isolate Oge1 chromosome C1, O.geoffroyi_Oge1_pat1.0, whole genome shotgun sequence DNA segment encodes these proteins:
- the LOC123599595 gene encoding probable G-protein coupled receptor 148 isoform X2: MSPFCWWSQVALKIMNLSSDHCNISDWLRLEATVKASVYVVAFFFATFVTVVIITIVLQNSKLRKEVRHILLCHHLLCISSYCGLGVVFQGMRALLANSPVLVCWVVFGVQLSVGEGILFTLALMAVNTYLAVCWPLKSLSFVDSVKYRILAASWIIIIFKNVCLFLIESANPPRVAVLKSEPLCPVILNGPPARAVGMVFLFFLLSIILISYFLIYREGKRAGHFNRSNIKAKKTVLIHLVQMSLHVIPILIFIGLGKMCGVFFFALNLVLFGVFAFAQCLNPLIYGLWNRELQSGLYHWMCCQLWCGHIMNDREPV; the protein is encoded by the coding sequence GAGCCAAGTTGCCCTGAAGATCATGAACTTGTCTTCTGACCACTGCAACATATCGGATTGGCTGAGGCTGGAAGCAACAGTGAAGGCCTCTGTGTATGTGGTGGCCTTCTTCTTTGCCACATTCGTCACCGTCGTCATCATCACAATAGTGTTACAGAATTCGAAGCTGAGGAAAGAGGTCCGACACATCCTCCTGTGCCACCATCTGCTATGCATCTCCTCCTACTGTGGCCTCGGGGTGGTTTTCCAAGGGATGCGGGCTCTGCTGGCCAACAGCCCCGTGCTGGTGTGCTGGGTGGTATTTGGGGTCCAGCTAAGTGTTGGAGAAGGGATCCTCTTTACGCTGGCCTTGATGGCGGTCAACACTTACCTGGCCGTTTGCTGGCCTTTGAAATCTCTGTCCTTTGTAGATTCAGTTAAGTACAGGATCCTGGCTGCGTCTTGGATAATCATTATATTCAAGAATGTTTGCTTATTCCTCATAGAAAGCGCTAACCCCCCTCGAGTTGCTGTTTTGAAATCTGAACCCCTGTGCCCTGTGATCTTGAATGGCCCTCCTGCCAGAGCCGTTGGcatggttttccttttctttcttctgtccaTCATTCTTATAAGTTACTTTCTGATCTACCGAGAAGGCAAACGGGCTGGCCATTTTAATAGATCAaatatcaaagcaaaaaaaacagTCCTTATTCATTTAGTGCAGATGAGTTTGCATGTAATACCAATCCTGATATTCATAGGTTTGGGAAAGATGTGTGgggtgtttttctttgctttaaaccTGGTACTTTTTGGAGTCTTTGCATTTGCACAGTGTCTTAACCCCCTGATCTATGGGCTCTGGAACAGAGAGCTGCAAAGCGGATTATACCACTGGATGTGCTGTCAGCTGTGGTGTGGTCACATTATGAACGACAGAGAGCCAGTTTAA
- the LOC123599595 gene encoding probable G-protein coupled receptor 148 isoform X3 — MNLSSDHCNISDWLRLEATVKASVYVVAFFFATFVTVVIITIVLQNSKLRKEVRHILLCHHLLCISSYCGLGVVFQGMRALLANSPVLVCWVVFGVQLSVGEGILFTLALMAVNTYLAVCWPLKSLSFVDSVKYRILAASWIIIIFKNVCLFLIESANPPRVAVLKSEPLCPVILNGPPARAVGMVFLFFLLSIILISYFLIYREGKRAGHFNRSNIKAKKTVLIHLVQMSLHVIPILIFIGLGKMCGVFFFALNLVLFGVFAFAQCLNPLIYGLWNRELQSGLYHWMCCQLWCGHIMNDREPV, encoded by the coding sequence ATGAACTTGTCTTCTGACCACTGCAACATATCGGATTGGCTGAGGCTGGAAGCAACAGTGAAGGCCTCTGTGTATGTGGTGGCCTTCTTCTTTGCCACATTCGTCACCGTCGTCATCATCACAATAGTGTTACAGAATTCGAAGCTGAGGAAAGAGGTCCGACACATCCTCCTGTGCCACCATCTGCTATGCATCTCCTCCTACTGTGGCCTCGGGGTGGTTTTCCAAGGGATGCGGGCTCTGCTGGCCAACAGCCCCGTGCTGGTGTGCTGGGTGGTATTTGGGGTCCAGCTAAGTGTTGGAGAAGGGATCCTCTTTACGCTGGCCTTGATGGCGGTCAACACTTACCTGGCCGTTTGCTGGCCTTTGAAATCTCTGTCCTTTGTAGATTCAGTTAAGTACAGGATCCTGGCTGCGTCTTGGATAATCATTATATTCAAGAATGTTTGCTTATTCCTCATAGAAAGCGCTAACCCCCCTCGAGTTGCTGTTTTGAAATCTGAACCCCTGTGCCCTGTGATCTTGAATGGCCCTCCTGCCAGAGCCGTTGGcatggttttccttttctttcttctgtccaTCATTCTTATAAGTTACTTTCTGATCTACCGAGAAGGCAAACGGGCTGGCCATTTTAATAGATCAaatatcaaagcaaaaaaaacagTCCTTATTCATTTAGTGCAGATGAGTTTGCATGTAATACCAATCCTGATATTCATAGGTTTGGGAAAGATGTGTGgggtgtttttctttgctttaaaccTGGTACTTTTTGGAGTCTTTGCATTTGCACAGTGTCTTAACCCCCTGATCTATGGGCTCTGGAACAGAGAGCTGCAAAGCGGATTATACCACTGGATGTGCTGTCAGCTGTGGTGTGGTCACATTATGAACGACAGAGAGCCAGTTTAA